A genomic region of Catalinimonas niigatensis contains the following coding sequences:
- a CDS encoding DUF2267 domain-containing protein, with translation MKKSSTCYIKSLKIIAMGAHFFNKHAQEGNIFLSDLAKELGEPDNLQKAERILKVVMHTLRDRITLEESFQFTAQLPLFLKEVYVSEWKYRKSPVKIKHINEFIETAKMKALGTVSQDFAHDESAVLAVKSVFKVLGRYVSAGICFRRGMAGYIRQFA, from the coding sequence ATGAAGAAGTCATCGACATGTTACATTAAATCATTAAAAATTATTGCTATGGGGGCTCATTTTTTTAATAAACATGCGCAAGAAGGAAATATATTCTTATCAGATCTGGCCAAAGAATTAGGAGAGCCGGATAATCTGCAAAAAGCAGAAAGAATACTCAAAGTAGTGATGCACACACTACGAGATAGAATCACTTTGGAAGAGTCCTTCCAGTTCACAGCACAATTACCTTTATTTCTTAAAGAAGTGTATGTTTCGGAGTGGAAATACAGGAAAAGCCCGGTAAAAATAAAGCACATCAATGAATTTATTGAAACAGCAAAAATGAAAGCTCTTGGAACAGTTAGTCAGGATTTTGCACATGATGAAAGTGCTGTACTTGCCGTTAAGAGTGTATTTAAAGTTTTGGGAAGATATGTTTCCGCAGGGATATGTTTCCGCAGGGGAATGGCAGGATATATTAGACAATTTGCCTAA
- a CDS encoding universal stress protein — translation MKSIQRILVPTDFSTTANNALIYALAFAQEVDAEVFILHAYQLPVPPSYHYPVGYYEAVNPEQFKREADKRMGELRHDFLYAPKVTYECITHLGPATDSIESMAIEKNVDLIIMGTRKAEGAKAWFGSVTTDTVKHSKYPVLTIPQDAQFVRPKKIVLATSLVRFNHFDLEVLDTLKTIAQLFEADIDILHVHPENKEYSQEQTNFRETLCYYLGVTTCFNYTTHEDVNEGIQQYLDKNEVDMLVMLPQHHGLLDQLIHASKTKYMIFHTQKPLLALK, via the coding sequence ATGAAATCCATCCAACGTATCCTTGTACCCACTGACTTTTCTACTACAGCGAATAATGCACTTATCTATGCTCTTGCCTTTGCCCAGGAAGTAGACGCAGAAGTCTTTATTTTACATGCATACCAGCTTCCTGTTCCCCCTTCCTATCATTATCCAGTGGGCTATTACGAAGCAGTAAACCCTGAGCAATTCAAAAGAGAAGCTGATAAAAGGATGGGAGAACTTCGGCATGATTTCCTCTATGCTCCTAAAGTAACCTATGAATGTATCACTCATCTGGGACCTGCAACGGATAGTATTGAAAGTATGGCGATAGAGAAAAACGTTGATTTGATAATCATGGGAACCCGTAAAGCAGAAGGAGCAAAAGCATGGTTTGGAAGTGTGACTACAGATACTGTAAAGCATAGCAAGTATCCGGTATTGACTATACCCCAAGATGCCCAATTTGTACGTCCTAAAAAAATAGTATTAGCCACTAGCCTAGTCCGTTTTAATCATTTTGATTTAGAAGTATTGGATACGCTAAAGACGATAGCCCAACTCTTTGAAGCTGATATTGATATTTTACATGTTCATCCGGAAAATAAAGAATATAGTCAGGAACAGACCAACTTTAGAGAGACCTTATGTTACTACTTGGGAGTAACCACTTGCTTTAACTATACTACACATGAAGATGTGAATGAAGGTATTCAACAATATCTGGATAAAAACGAAGTGGATATGCTGGTGATGCTTCCTCAGCACCATGGCCTGTTAGATCAGTTGATACACGCTAGTAAAACAAAGTATATGATTTTCCATACCCAAAAACCTTTACTTGCGCTCAAGTAA
- a CDS encoding DUF2267 domain-containing protein translates to MNPKQISRSDQLDHIVQKLVQTLGDAYKKESVNHLLKSVLWSIRNHLPFKQAIQFLDQLPIPLKAMYVEQWEIPERVPEDLHNIDDLADKMIQQDPILLNQFRWNAEELRKSIKVVLKLLGSYLSSSCAETKSDYYYFQNDIQTYLMQKIMFERLSQKPDSSIWLS, encoded by the coding sequence ATGAATCCAAAACAAATAAGCCGTTCAGATCAGTTGGATCATATTGTACAAAAACTCGTGCAAACGTTGGGAGATGCTTATAAAAAGGAAAGTGTAAACCATCTACTCAAATCAGTTTTATGGTCTATCCGCAACCATCTGCCATTCAAACAAGCCATTCAATTCTTAGACCAGCTACCCATTCCCTTAAAAGCCATGTATGTCGAACAATGGGAAATCCCGGAAAGAGTACCTGAAGATCTTCACAACATAGATGATCTGGCAGATAAAATGATACAACAAGACCCTATATTACTTAATCAATTCCGTTGGAATGCTGAGGAATTAAGGAAATCAATTAAAGTCGTGTTAAAATTGTTAGGCTCTTATCTATCTTCTTCATGCGCAGAAACTAAATCGGATTACTATTACTTTCAAAATGATATTCAAACCTATCTGATGCAAAAGATAATGTTTGAAAGACTATCTCAAAAGCCGGATAGTAGCATATGGCTTTCCTAA